Proteins encoded by one window of Epinephelus moara isolate mb chromosome 18, YSFRI_EMoa_1.0, whole genome shotgun sequence:
- the LOC126406149 gene encoding myosin heavy chain, fast skeletal muscle-like, translated as MSTDAEMAAYGKAAIYLRKSERERIEAQTAPFDAKTAYFCADEAEMYLKCKLTKKEGGKATCETDGGKTVTVKEDDIHPRNPPKYDKIEDMAMMTHLNEPCVLYNLKERYASWMIYTYSGLFCVVVNPYKWLPVYDPEVVAAYRGKKRVEAPPHIFSISDNAYQFMLTDRENQSVLITGESGAGKTVNTKRVIQYFATIAALGAKTKAEPTAGKMQGSLEDQIVAANPLLEAYGNAKTVRNDNSSRFGKFIRIHFGTTGKLASADIETYLLEKSRVTFQLSAERSYHIFYQLMTGHRPEVLEALLITTNPYDYPMISQGEITVKSINDVEEYDATDMAIDILGFTAEEKHGIYKLTGAVMHHGNMKFKQKQREEQAEPDGTEVADKIAYLLGLNSADMLKALCYPRVKVGNEMVTKGQTVPQVNNSVSALCKSIYEKMFLWMVIRINEMLDTKQPRQYFIGVLDIAGFEIFDFNSLEQLCINFTNEKLQQFFNHHMFVLEQEEYKKEGIEWEFIDFGMDLAACIELIEKPMGIFSILEEECMFPKASDTTFKNKLHDQHLGKTKAFEKPKPGKGKAEAHFSLVHYAGTVDYNINGWLDKNKDPLNDSVVQLYQKSSNKLLAMLYYRYKVLNASVIPEGQFIDNKKASEKLLGSIDVDHTQYKFGHTKVFFKAGLLGTLEEMRDDKLASLVTMTQALCRGYVMRKEFVKMMERRESIYSIQYNIRSFMNVKNWPWLKLYFKVKPLLKSAETEKELQNMKENYDKMQTDLATALAKKKELEEKMVSLLQEKNDLQLQVASEVDNLADAEERCEGLIKSKIQLEAKLKETGERLEDEEEMNAELTAKKRKLEDECSELKKDIDDLELTLAKVEKEKHATENKVKNLTEEMASQDETIAKLTKEKKALQEAHQQTLDDLQAEEDKVNTLTKAKTKLEQQVDDLEGSLEQEKKLRMDLERAKRKLEGDLKLAQESIMDLENDKQQSDEKIKKKDFETSQLLSKIEDEQTLGAQLQKKIKELQARIEELEEEIEAERAARAKVEKQRADLSRELEEISERLEEAGGATAAQIEMSKKREAEFQKLRRDLEESTLQHEATAASLRKKQADSVAELGEQIDNLQRVKQKLEKEKSEYKMEIDDLSSNMENVAKAKGNLEKMCRTLEDQLSELKAKNDENVRQLNDVNAQRARLHTENGEFARQLEEKEALVSQLTRGKQAFTQQIEELKRHVEEEVKAKNALAHSVQSSRHDCDLLREQYEEEQEAKAELQRGMSKANSEVAQWRSKYETDAIQRTEELEEAKKKLAQRLQDAEESIEAVNSKCASLEKTKQRLQGEVEDLMIDVERANALAANLDKKQRNFDKVLAEWKQKYEEGQAELEGAQKEARSLSTEMFKMKNSYEEALDHLETMKRENKNLQQEISDLTEQIGESGKSIHELEKAKKTVETEKSEIQTALEEAEGTLEHEEAKILRVQLELNQIKGEIDRKLAEKDEEMEQIKRNSQRVIDSMQSTLDSEVRSRNDALRVKKKMEGDLNEMEIQLSHSNRQATEAQKQLRNVQGQLKDAQLHLDDALRGQEDMKEQVAMVERRNSLMLAEIEELRVALEQTERGRKVAEQELVDASERVGLLHSQNTSLMNTKKKLEADLVQVQGEVDDAVQEARNAEEKAKKAITDAAMMAEELKKEQDTSAHLERMKKNLEVTVKDLQHRLDEAENLAMKGGKKQLQKLESRVRELEAEVEAEQRRGADAVKGVRKYERRVKELTYQTEEDKKNVNRLQDLVDKLQLKVKSYKRHSEEAEEQANTHMSKLRKVQHELEEAQERADIAESQVNKLRAKSRDAGKSDSAE; from the exons ATGAGCACAGACGCAGAGATGGCGGCCTATGGCAAGGCCGCTATCTACCTCAGGaagtcagagagggagaggattgAGGCACAGACTGCTCCATTTGATGCCAAAACAGCCTATTTCTGTGCAGATGAGGCTGAGATGTACCTCAAGTGTAAACTTACGAAGAAGGAGGGTGGCAAAGCCACATGTGAAACTGACGGTGGAAAG ACTGTCACTGTAAAAGAGGATGACATCCATCCAAGGAACCCCCCAAAGTACGATAAAATTGAGGACATGGCCATGATGACCCACCTCAACGAGCCCTGTGTGCTGTATAACCTCAAAGAGCGTTATGCATCCTGGATGATCTAC ACCTACTCTGGGTTGTTCTGCGTCGTTGTGAACCCCTACAAGTGGCTTCCTGTGTATGATCCTGAAGTTGTGGCAGCATACAGAGGCAAGAAGAGGGTTGAGGCTCCACCCCACATCTTCTCCATCTCTGACAATGCCTATCAGTTCATGCTCACAG ATCGTGAGAACCAGTCTGTCCTGATTAC TGGAGAATCTGGTGCAGGAAAGACTGTCAACACCAAGCGTGTCATCCAGTACTTTGCAACAATTGCAGCTCTTGGAGCTAAGACCAAGGCTGAGCCAACAGCCGGAAAAATGCAg GGCTCCCTTGAGGACCAGATCGTTGCTGCCAACCCTCTGCTGGAGGCCTATGGTAATGCCAAGACTGTGAGGAATGACAACTCCTCTCGTTTT GGTAAATTCATCAGGATCCACTTTGGCACTACTGGCAAGCTGGCTTCAGCTGATATTGAAACTT ATCTGCTGGAGAAGTCCCGTGTCACCTTCCAGCTGTCTGCTGAGAGGAGCTACCATATCTTCTATCAGCTGATGACTGGCCACAGGCCTGAGGTTCTGG aGGCTCTTCTGATCACCACCAACCCCTATGATTATCCAATGATCAGTCAGGGTGAAATCACTGTCAAAAGCATCAATGATGTGGAGGAGTACGATGCTACTGAT ATGGCTATTGACATTTTGGGCTTCACTGCTGAGGAGAAGCATGGCATTTACAAGCTGACTGGAGCTGTGATGCATCATGGCAACATGAAATTCAAGCAGAAGCAGCGCGAGGAGCAGGCTGAACCTGATGGCACTGAGG TGGCCGACAAAATCGCCTACCTTCTGGGCCTGAACTCAGCCGATATGCTGAAAGCTCTGTGCTACCCAAGAGTCAAGGTCGGAAACGAGATGGTGACCAAAGGTCAGACCGTGCCACAG gtCAACAATTCTGTCAGTGCTCTGTGCAAGTCCATCTATGAGAAAATGTTCTTGTGGATGGTCATCCGTATCAATGAGATGCTGGACACAAAGCAGCCAAGACAGTACTTCATTGGAGTGTTGGATATTGCTGGATTTGAGATCTTTGAT TTCAACAGCTTGGAGCAACTCTGCATCAACTTCACCAATGAGAAACTGCAACAGTTCTTCAACCATCACATGTTTGTCCTGGAGCAAGAGGAGTACAAGAAGGAAGGCATTGAGTGGGAGTTCATTGACTTTGGTATGGACTTGGCTGCCTGCATTGAGCTTATTGAGAAG CCAATGGGCATCTTCTCCATCCTTGAAGAGGAGTGCATGTTCCCCAAGGCCTCTGACACAACTTTCAAGAACAAGCTGCATGATCAGCATCTTGGCAAGACCAAGGCCTTTGAGAAGCCAAAGCCTGGAAAGGGCAAGGCTGAAGCTCACTTCTCCCTGGTTCACTATGCTGGTACAGTGGACTACAATATCAATGGCTGGCTGGACAAGAACAAGGACCCCCTGAATGACTCAGTTGTTCAGCTCTACCAGAAATCTTCAAACAAACTGCTGGCAATGTTGTAT TATAG ATACAAAGTATTGAATGCTAGTGTCATCCCCGAGGGACAGTTCATTGACAACAAGAAAGCTTCAGAGAAGCTGCTGGGCTCTATTGATGTGGACCACACTCAGTACAAGTTTGGACACACAAAG GTGTTCTTCAAAGCTGGTCTGCTGGGTACCCTGGAGGAGATGAGAGATGACAAACTAGCTTCGTTGGTGACCATGACTCAGGCTCTCTGCAGAGGATATGTCATGAGGAAGGAGTTTGTTAAGATGATGGAGAGGAG AGAATCTATTTACTCCATCCAGTACAATATTCGTTCATTCATGAACGTGAAGAACTGGCCATGGCTGAAACTGTACTTCAAGGTCAAGCCTCTTCTAAAGAGTGCTGAGACTGAGAAGGAGCTGCAGAATATGAAGGAGAACTATGACAAGATGCAAACAGACCTGGCTACTGCTCTGGCCAAGAAGAAGGAACTGGAGGAGAAGATGGTTTCCCTGCTGCAGGAAAAGAATGACCTGCAACTGCAAGTGGCATCT GAAGTTGACAATCTAGCAGATGCTGAGGAAAGGTGCGAGGGGCTCATTAAGAGCAAGATCCAGCTCGAGGCCAAACTCAAAGAGACAGGGGAGAGactggaggatgaagaggaaatGAATGCTGAGCTCACTGCCAAGAAGAGGAAACTGGAGGATGAATGCTCTGAGCTGAAGAAAGACATTGATGACTTGGAGCTCACCTTGGCTAAAGTGGAGAAGGAGAAACATGCCACAGAAAACAAG GTGAAAAACCTGACAGAGGAGATGGCATCTCAAGATGAAACCATTGCCAAGTTGACCAAGGAGAAGAAAGCCCTCCAAGAGGCCCACCAGCAAACACTTGATGATCTCCAGGCAGAGGAAGACAAAGTCAACACTCTGACCAAGGCCAAGACAAAGCTGGAACAGCAAGTGGACGAT cttGAGGGATCTTTGGAGCAAGAGAAGAAGCTCCGCATGGACCTTGAGAGAGCCAAGAGAAAGCTTGAGGGAGATCTGAAACTGGCCCAGGAATCCATAATGGATCTGGAAAATGACAAGCAACAATCTGATGAGAAAATCAAGAA GAAGGACTTTGAAACCAGCCAGCTCCTCAGCAAAATTGAGGATGAACAGACTCTTGGTGCTCAGCTTCAGAAAAAGATCAAGGAACTCCAG GCTCGCATtgaggagctggaggaagagATTGAGGCTGAGAGGGCTGCTAGGGCTAAGGTGGAGAAGCAGAGGGCTGACCTCTCCAGGGAGCTTGAAGAGATCAGCGAGAGGCTTGAGGAGGCTGGTGGAGCAACAGCCGCTCAGATTGAGATGAGCAAGAAGCGCGAGGCTGAGTTCCAGAAGCTGCGTCGTGATCTTGAAGAGTCCACCCTGCAGCATGAAGCCACCGCAGCATCTCTCCGCAAGAAGCAGGCTGACAGTGTTGCAGAGCTGGGAGAGCAGATAGACAACCTCCAGCGTGTCAAGCAGAAGCTGGAGAAGGAAAAGAGCGAGTACAAGATGGAGATCGATGACCTCTCCAGCAACATGGAGAATGTTGCTAAAGCAAAG GGCAACTTGGAGAAAATGTGCAGGACTCTTGAGGACCAGTTGAGTGAGCTCAAAGCCAAAAATGATGAGAATGTTCGTCAGCTGAATGATGTCAACGCACAAAGGGCCAGACTGCATACAGAGAATG GTGAGTTTGCCCGCCAGCTTGAGGAGAAGGAAGCTCTTGTTTCCCAGCTGACCAGAGGCAAGCAGGCCTTCACTCAGCAGATTGAGGAGCTGAAGAGGCATGTTGAGGAGGAAGTGAAG GCAAAGAACGCCCTGGCCCATTCTGTTCAATCATCTCGTCACGACTGTGATCTGCTCAGAGAGCAGtatgaggaggaacaggaggccAAGGCTGAGCTGCAGCGTGGAATGTCCAAGGCCAACAGCGAGGTGGCTCAGTGGAGAAGCAAATATGAGACTGATGCTATCCAGCGCactgaggagctggaggaggccaA GAAAAAGCTTGCCCAGCGCCTGCAGGATGCTGAGGAATCCATTGAGGCTGTGAACTCCAAGTGTGCCTCTCTGGAGAAGACCAAGCAGAGGCTGCAGGGTGAGGTGGAGGACCTCATGATTGATGTGGAGAGAGCTAATGCTCTGGCTGCCAACCTTGACAAGAAGCAGAGGAACTTTGATAAG GTCCTGGCAGAATGGAAGCAGAAGTATGAGGAGGGTCAGGCGGAGCTGGAAGGAGCTCAGAAGGAGGCTCGCTCTCTCAGCACAGAAATGTTCAAGATGAAGAACTCCTATGAGGAGGCTCTGGATCATCTGGAGACCATGAAGAGAGAGAACAAGAACCTGCAGC AGGAGATCTCAGATCTGACTGAACAGATTGGTGAGAGTGGAAAGAGCATCCACGAGCTGGAGAAAGCCAAGAAGACTGTGGAGACTGAGAAGTCTGAAATTCAGACAGCACTGGAGGAGGCTGAG GGCACACTGGAGCACGAGGAGGCCAAAATTCTCCGTGTTCAGCTTGAGCTCAACCAGATCAAAGGTGAGATTGACAGGAAGTTGGCAGAAAAGGACGAGGAGATGGAGCAGATCAAGAGGAACAGCCAGAGGGTGATTGACTCCATGCAGAGCACTCTGGATTCTGAGGTCAGGAGCAGAAATGATGCCCTCAGAGTCAAGAAGAAGATGGAGGGAGACCTGAATGAGATGGAGATTCAGCTGAGCCATTCCAACAGGCAGGCCACTGAGGCCCAGAAACAGCTGAGGAATGTCCAGGGACAGCTCAAG GATGCCCAACTGCACCTTGACGATGCTCTCAGAGGACAGGAAGACATGAAGGAGCAGGTTGCCATGGTGGAGCGCAGAAACAGCCTGATGCTGGCTGAGATTGAGGAACTGAGAGTTGCTCtggagcagacagagagaggccgCAAAGTGGCTGAGCAGGAGTTGGTTGATGCCAGTGAGCGTGTTGGACTGCTTCACTCTCAG AACACCAGTCTTATGAACACCAAGAAGAAGCTGGAGGCTGACCTTGTCCAGGTTCAGGGTGAAGTCGATGATGCTGTCCAGGAAGCCAGAAATGCTGAGGAGAAAGCCAAAAAGGCGATCACTGAT GCTGCCATGATGGCTGAGGAGCTGAAGAAGGAGCAGGACACCAGTGCTCACCtggagaggatgaagaagaacCTGGAGGTCACAGTCAAGGACCTGCAGCACCGTCTGGATGAGGCTGAGAACCTCGCCATGAAGGGTGGGAAGAAGCAGCTCCAGAAACTGGAGTCCAGG GTGCGTGAGCTGGAAGCTGAAGTTGAGGCTGAGCAGAGGCGTGGAGCTGATGCTGTAAAAGGAGTCCGCAAATATGAGAGGAGAGTGAAGGAGCTGACCTACCAG ACTGAGGAGGACAAGAAGAATGTGAACAGACTTCAGGACCTGGTGGACAAGCTGCAGCTCAAAGTCAAGTCTTACAAGAGACATTCTGAGGAGGCT GAGGAGCAGGCCAACACTCACATGTCCAAGCTGAGGAAGGTTCAGCATGAGCTGGAGGAGGCTCAGGAGCGTGCTGACATCGCTGAGTCCCAGGTCAACAAGCTCAGAGCCAAGAGCCGTGATGCTGGAAAG tctGACAGCGCCGAGTAA